A genomic window from Oryctolagus cuniculus chromosome 12, mOryCun1.1, whole genome shotgun sequence includes:
- the NOX5 gene encoding NADPH oxidase 5 isoform X1 — translation MSSPGDPAQPGPQGGRSTLSAQEDTKWLRWVTHQFEAIAGEDREISLQEFKAALNVKESFFAERFFALFDSDKSGTITLQKLQEALTLLIHGSPMDKLKFLFQVYDVDGNGSIDVDELRTVLQSCLRESALSLPAEKLDQLTLALFQSADRDGSGAITFDELRDELQRFPGVLENLTISAAHWLTPPAAQPRPRRPRLLTPAYWHNHRSQLLCLAAYAGLHVLLFALAASAHRTLGASVMVAKGCGQCLNFDCSFIAVLMFRRCLTWLRATWLAQVLPLDRNIQFHQLMGYVVVGLSLVHTVAHVVNFALQVHSGASPFQFWELLLTTRPGIGWVHGLASPTGVALLLLLLLMVACASTCVRRSGHFEVFYWTHLAYLPIWLLLILHGPNFWKWLLVPGTLFFLEKAVGLAASRMEALCIVEVNLLPSKVTHLLIRRPPLFHYRPGDYLYLNVPTIARYEWHPFTISSAPEQKDTIWLHVRSEGQWTNRLHEFFQASDPVGFGPKRLSRSLRLRQSQRRPQGVQPQPVHSGAPAQGTVAASKDAIVDLASYSEGPAQQGGEDWACTRTEREAAAPGTASSADLAPEMPSESHQFCNIKCYIDGPYGSPTRRIFAAEHAVLIGAGIGITPFASILQSILYRHQQRKRVCPKCHHCWSSGIQDEDMKLQKVDFIWINRDQRAFEWFVSLLTRLEMEQAKEAEQDRFLELHMYMTSALGKNDMKAIGLQMALDLLAEKEKKDSITGLQTRTQPGRPDWNKVFQKVAAEKKGKVQVFFCGSPALAKVLRAHCADFHFRFFQENF, via the exons ATGAGCTCACCAGGAGACCCTGCCCAACCAGGTCCCCAGGGCGGCAGAAG CACCCTGTCTGCCCAGGAGGACACCAAGTGGCTGCGATGGGTGACGCACCAGTTTGAGGCCATTGCGGGAGAGGACCGGGAGATCAGCTTGCAGGAATTCAAGGCGGCTCTGAACGTGAAAGAG TCCTTCTTTGCGGAGCGATTCTTTGCCCTGTTCGACTCGGACAAGAGCGGCACCATCACCCTCCAGAAGCTGCAGGAGGCGCTGACCCTGCTCATCCATGGGAGCCCTATGGACAAACTCAAGTTCCTTTTCCAGGTGTACGATGTCGATG GCAACGGCTCCATCGACGTGGACGAGCTGCGCACCGTGCTGCAGTCGTGCCTGCGCGAGAGCGCCCTCTCGCTGCCCGCCGAGAAGCTGGACCAGCTCACGCTGGCGCTCTTCCAGTCGGCCGACCGGGACGGCAGCGGGGCCATCACCTTCGACGAGCTCCGGGACGAGCTGCAGCGCTTCCCCGGGGTCCTGGAGAACCTCACCATCAG CGCCGCTCACTGGCTGACTCCGCCTGCCGCCCAGCCTCGCCCGCGCCGGCCACGCCTGCTGACCCCCGCCTACTGGCACAACCACCGCAGCCAGCTGCTCTGCCTGGCCGCCTACGCGGGCCTCCACGTGTTGCTCTTCGCGCTGGCGGCCAGCGCGCACCGGACCCTGGGCGCCAGCGTCATGGTGGCCAAGGGCTGCGGCCAGTGCCTCAACTTCGACTGCAGCTTCATCGCG GTGCTCATGTTCAGGCGCTGCCTTACCTGGCTGCGGGCCACGTGGCTGGCTCAGGTCCTGCCCCTGGACCGCAACATCCAGTTTCACCAGCTCATGGGCTACGTGGTGGTCGGGCTGTCCCTCGTGCACACGGTGGCCCACGTGGTGAACTTTG CGCTGCAAGTTCACTCTGGAGCCAGCCCTTTCCAGTTCTGGGAGCTGCTGCTCACCACCAGGCCCGGCATCGGCTGGGTGCACGGCTTGGCCTCTCCGACAGGTGTCGccctgctgctgctactgctgctcaTGGTCGCCTGTGCCAGCACCTGCGTCCGCAGGAGCGGCCACTTTGag GTGTTCTATTGGACCCACCTGGCCTACCTCCCCATATGGCTTCTGCTCATCCTGCATGGACCCAATTTCTGGAAGTGGCTGCTGGTCCCTGGCACCCTGTTCTTCCTGGAGAAGGCTGTCGGACTGGCAGCGTCCCGCATGGAGGCCCTGTGCATCGTGGAAGTCAACCTCCTCCCCTCCAAG gtcactCACCTCCTCATCCGGCGGCCGCCTCTCTTCCACTACCGGCCAGGCGACTACTTGTACCTGAACGTCCCCACCATCGCGCGCTACGAGTGGCACCCTTTCACCATCAGCAGTGCTCCCGAGCAGAAAG ACACCATCTGGCTGCACGTCCGGTCGGAAGGCCAGTGGACAAACAGGCTGCACGAGTTCTTCCAGGCATCGGACCCTGTGGGCTTTGGTCCCAAGAGGCTATCGAGGAGTCTGAGGCTGAGACAGAGCCAGAGGAGGCCCCAG gGTGTGCAGCCCCAGCCCGTCCATTCTGGAGCCCCAGCCCAGGGAACAGTGGCCGCCTCCAAGGACGCCATTGTGGACCTGGCGTCATACAGCGAAGGACCTGCCCAGCAGGGTGGTGAAGACTGGGCATGCACCAGGACTGAGAGAGAGGCTGCAGCACCAGGGACAGCCTCTTCCGCAGACCTG GCCCCCGAGATGCCCTCCGAGAGCCACCAGTTCTGCAACATTAAG TGCTACATCGACGGCCCTTATGGGAGCCCCACCCGCAGGATCTTCGCCGCAGAGCACGCGGTGCTGATTGGGGCGGGCATTGGAATCACGCCCTTCGCCTCCATCCTGCAGAGCATCCTGTACAG GCACCAGCAGAGGAAGCGAGTTTGTCCCAAATGCCATCATTGCTGGTCTAGTGGCATCCAGGACGAGGACATGAAACTCCAAAAG GTGGACTTCATCTGGATCAACCGAGACCAGAGGGCTTTCGAGTGGTTTGTGAGCCTGCTGACCAGGCTGGAGATGGAGCAGGCCAAGGAAGCTGAGCAAG ACCGATTCCTGGAGCTGCACATGTACATGACCTCTGCCCTGGGCAAGAACGACATGAAGGCCATTGGCCTGCAGATGGCCCTCGACCTCCTGGccgagaaggagaagaaggactCCATCACAGGCCTCCAGACCCGCACACAGCCTGGCCGGCCGGACTGGAACAAG GTGTTCCAGAAAGTGGCCGCTGAGAAGAAGGGCAAGGTGCAGGTCTTCTTCTGCGGCTCCCCGGCCCTGGCCAAGGTGCTGCGGGCCCACTGCGCGGACTTCCACTTCAGATTCTTCCAGGAGAACTTCTAG
- the NOX5 gene encoding NADPH oxidase 5 isoform X2 produces the protein MSSPGDPAQPGPQGGRSTLSAQEDTKWLRWVTHQFEAIAGEDREISLQEFKAALNVKESFFAERFFALFDSDKSGTITLQKLQEALTLLIHGSPMDKLKFLFQVYDVDGNGSIDVDELRTVLQSCLRESALSLPAEKLDQLTLALFQSADRDGSGAITFDELRDELQRFPGVLENLTISAAHWLTPPAAQPRPRRPRLLTPAYWHNHRSQLLCLAAYAGLHVLLFALAASAHRTLGASVMVAKGCGQCLNFDCSFIAVLMFRRCLTWLRATWLAQVLPLDRNIQFHQLMGYVVVGLSLVHTVAHVVNFALQVHSGASPFQFWELLLTTRPGIGWVHGLASPTGVALLLLLLLMVACASTCVRRSGHFEVFYWTHLAYLPIWLLLILHGPNFWKWLLVPGTLFFLEKAVGLAASRMEALCIVEVNLLPSKVTHLLIRRPPLFHYRPGDYLYLNVPTIARYEWHPFTISSAPEQKDTIWLHVRSEGQWTNRLHEFFQASDPVGFGPKRLSRSLRLRQSQRRPQGVQPQPVHSGAPAQGTVAASKDAIVDLASYSEGPAQQGGEDWACTRTEREAAAPGTASSADLAPEMPSESHQFCNIKCYIDGPYGSPTRRIFAAEHAVLIGAGIGITPFASILQSILYRHQQRKRVCPKCHHCWSSGIQDEDMKLQKVDFIWINRDQRAFEWFVSLLTRLEMEQAKEAEQANEKNVKFHCSASDQVGQECCSCLTFICSVSYQNRSV, from the exons ATGAGCTCACCAGGAGACCCTGCCCAACCAGGTCCCCAGGGCGGCAGAAG CACCCTGTCTGCCCAGGAGGACACCAAGTGGCTGCGATGGGTGACGCACCAGTTTGAGGCCATTGCGGGAGAGGACCGGGAGATCAGCTTGCAGGAATTCAAGGCGGCTCTGAACGTGAAAGAG TCCTTCTTTGCGGAGCGATTCTTTGCCCTGTTCGACTCGGACAAGAGCGGCACCATCACCCTCCAGAAGCTGCAGGAGGCGCTGACCCTGCTCATCCATGGGAGCCCTATGGACAAACTCAAGTTCCTTTTCCAGGTGTACGATGTCGATG GCAACGGCTCCATCGACGTGGACGAGCTGCGCACCGTGCTGCAGTCGTGCCTGCGCGAGAGCGCCCTCTCGCTGCCCGCCGAGAAGCTGGACCAGCTCACGCTGGCGCTCTTCCAGTCGGCCGACCGGGACGGCAGCGGGGCCATCACCTTCGACGAGCTCCGGGACGAGCTGCAGCGCTTCCCCGGGGTCCTGGAGAACCTCACCATCAG CGCCGCTCACTGGCTGACTCCGCCTGCCGCCCAGCCTCGCCCGCGCCGGCCACGCCTGCTGACCCCCGCCTACTGGCACAACCACCGCAGCCAGCTGCTCTGCCTGGCCGCCTACGCGGGCCTCCACGTGTTGCTCTTCGCGCTGGCGGCCAGCGCGCACCGGACCCTGGGCGCCAGCGTCATGGTGGCCAAGGGCTGCGGCCAGTGCCTCAACTTCGACTGCAGCTTCATCGCG GTGCTCATGTTCAGGCGCTGCCTTACCTGGCTGCGGGCCACGTGGCTGGCTCAGGTCCTGCCCCTGGACCGCAACATCCAGTTTCACCAGCTCATGGGCTACGTGGTGGTCGGGCTGTCCCTCGTGCACACGGTGGCCCACGTGGTGAACTTTG CGCTGCAAGTTCACTCTGGAGCCAGCCCTTTCCAGTTCTGGGAGCTGCTGCTCACCACCAGGCCCGGCATCGGCTGGGTGCACGGCTTGGCCTCTCCGACAGGTGTCGccctgctgctgctactgctgctcaTGGTCGCCTGTGCCAGCACCTGCGTCCGCAGGAGCGGCCACTTTGag GTGTTCTATTGGACCCACCTGGCCTACCTCCCCATATGGCTTCTGCTCATCCTGCATGGACCCAATTTCTGGAAGTGGCTGCTGGTCCCTGGCACCCTGTTCTTCCTGGAGAAGGCTGTCGGACTGGCAGCGTCCCGCATGGAGGCCCTGTGCATCGTGGAAGTCAACCTCCTCCCCTCCAAG gtcactCACCTCCTCATCCGGCGGCCGCCTCTCTTCCACTACCGGCCAGGCGACTACTTGTACCTGAACGTCCCCACCATCGCGCGCTACGAGTGGCACCCTTTCACCATCAGCAGTGCTCCCGAGCAGAAAG ACACCATCTGGCTGCACGTCCGGTCGGAAGGCCAGTGGACAAACAGGCTGCACGAGTTCTTCCAGGCATCGGACCCTGTGGGCTTTGGTCCCAAGAGGCTATCGAGGAGTCTGAGGCTGAGACAGAGCCAGAGGAGGCCCCAG gGTGTGCAGCCCCAGCCCGTCCATTCTGGAGCCCCAGCCCAGGGAACAGTGGCCGCCTCCAAGGACGCCATTGTGGACCTGGCGTCATACAGCGAAGGACCTGCCCAGCAGGGTGGTGAAGACTGGGCATGCACCAGGACTGAGAGAGAGGCTGCAGCACCAGGGACAGCCTCTTCCGCAGACCTG GCCCCCGAGATGCCCTCCGAGAGCCACCAGTTCTGCAACATTAAG TGCTACATCGACGGCCCTTATGGGAGCCCCACCCGCAGGATCTTCGCCGCAGAGCACGCGGTGCTGATTGGGGCGGGCATTGGAATCACGCCCTTCGCCTCCATCCTGCAGAGCATCCTGTACAG GCACCAGCAGAGGAAGCGAGTTTGTCCCAAATGCCATCATTGCTGGTCTAGTGGCATCCAGGACGAGGACATGAAACTCCAAAAG GTGGACTTCATCTGGATCAACCGAGACCAGAGGGCTTTCGAGTGGTTTGTGAGCCTGCTGACCAGGCTGGAGATGGAGCAGGCCAAGGAAGCTGAGCAAG caaatgagaagaatgtgaaatTCCACTGTTCTGCAAGTGATCAGGTGGGCCAAGAATGCTGTTCATGTCTGACTTTTATCTGTTCTGTCAGTTACCAGAACAGGAGTGTTTAA